TGACCGCACCTACCGGATCGTCGAACGGCTGCGGCGAGATCGTCGAAGTTTCTTCGGAGAGCATCGCGCTTCATGGGTTGGCAGTTCCATAGCCGACGACTTCGAACTGGCCGACGATGACCGTTGCACGGGTGGCGTTAGTTGGACGCAGCTGACGCTCACGCGTGATGATCCGGTGCTGCGGGTAACAGGCTGGGCCATCGATCACAAACGCGAAACGCCAATCGAACATATCCTGGTCGCAGACGGAGCAGGAATCGTGAGAGGGCTCGGAATTTACGTTCGGAGGGACGCAGATCTCGGCGAGATCCAGCTCCCCTTGGAAGATTTTCCATGGGCCGGGTTCTTGGGACAGCCCAGTGGCCGCGGGCCGTACCGCGCTTTCGGTGTCCTGAACGGATCGCTCATCTGCGATCTGAAACTGTCAGCCAAGGCGATTCGGTGGCCTGGCTACCAGCACCGCAAGTTGAGAGCCAAGCCGTTATAGGATTTATTCGCAATCGACTGGAGGCGAATCGAGCGCGACGCCTCTCCGGTGATCGACACCGATCGTTAGTGGCGCAGTGTCGGTGAGCTCCGCGGCTAGAGTTCGACTGCCGGACTGAAGGTGCCGCCCAGATCCAGGATCGGCTTTTTGAAGGGCGTGTCGTGAAAGGCGGACGTGAACAGCTTTTTGCGGAGCACGTTGTCGCTCAATTTCTTGAGCGGTACATACGCCCGTTCGGCCGGCGATATGTTCATGAACGCGCCTTCTTCGTTCGGGCCCTGAGCCGCGGGGATGGGTGCGTTGGAAACAGCATTGTAGGAAGAGAAGAGAAGAGGGCGAGGGGAGTCTGTCTCGTTCGCGCCGGAACCGTGGAACAGGTTGCAGTGGAAGAACACGGCATCGCCGACATCGAGTTCGATCTGCACCACGCCAAGGGTTTCCTTCGCCGCCGCTAGCCTCGGCTCAAAGCTTTCGAATCCGTTATCGCCTGTCCGGTGGTCGATGCGCCCCATGAGGTGCGAGCCGGGGATGAACTGCGTGCAGCCGTTGGCTTTGGTTGCGGGCTCCAGCGCAAGGGCGACAGTGAGCATATTGGGATACGGAACGCCATCGTCATACCAGCTGGCAAAATCCTGGTGCCAGTCCACGTGTGCACGAGACCGCGCCGGCTTGATCGTGATCTTCGAATGCCAGTGATAACAGGCGTCGCCCAATAGCGACTCGGTAGCCTCTACCATCCGAGCCATGCGGGGAATCATGCCAATGATGTCATCCGCGAGCTCAGTCCAGATGCAAATCGGATGAGGCTCGTCCGCGTGATCCACCATGCCATAGAGCGAGCCGTTGATCGTGGGGTCTTCACGTGTGGCGCGCCGGAGCGGTTCCAATTCCAGCGGGTCGAAGAAATGTGGCAGGTGGAGCAGACCGTCGCGCTGGTAGGTTTGGAGCTGTTCTTTCGTGAGCGTGAGCTTTTGGGTGTTGTCCATGGAGGATCTCCGGTGACGCCCTCTGACCCAGCGAGCGTAGCACTGAGCCTCAAACACGTATCCTCTCGGATGTTGGCGCCTACTTGCGAGCGGCGCCGGGGGCGAGCACCTCGAACATTTGCCGGGCGCGCAGCGGCACCCTTCCCGTGTCGATGAGTTCGGCCATCAGTTCACCGGTCGCGGGGCTCATGCAGACACCGTCCCCTCCGAAGCGCGTCGCCACGTAGCCGTTTTGCCATTCTGGGAGTCGGCCCATCACGGGCTTCTGGTAGGGAGGCGTTGGCGCCATGGCGAGCAGATCGCCCCGATGTTCGACGATCGTGGCGTCCTCGAGCGCGGGCAAGATCCGCGCGACACCTTCCAGGGTCTGCAGCTTTACTTCGTCGCTCAGGCTGGCGTCGAGATTGGGACGATCGATGAAATCGTCCGAACCGTACTTGGCAAGAATCACCTCGCCGTTTTTCTTGGGGAGGATCCAGTAATCCCCGGCTGAGAGGATATGGAGCGGCAGGTCGATCGGCATCTTTGCACGCAGACACTCGGTGAAGACGGGGCGGCAGGCAATCTCGCAGCCGAGCAGGGCGCTCCCTTCTCCAATCCACGGGCCAGTGGCGAGCACCACTGCATCGGCTTGCAGTTCGTTTCCCGATGCGAGTCGGACGCCAGTAATCTTGTCGCCCTCGGTCGCGAAGCCCACCACCTCTCCCCGCACGATTTCGGTGCCCAGTTTTTCCGCAGCCTGGGCCATGGCGAGGGTGAACTTGTAGGGCTCCACCTGTCCAGCGGGATAGCTGATGCCGCCCACGTAGTCCGGG
This portion of the Myxococcales bacterium genome encodes:
- a CDS encoding FAD-binding oxidoreductase is translated as MSIRKDVIIVGAGVIGCSIAYHLGRRGISACIVDRESIAVRASGKAWAMFVYAPAMFAWETCVTTPSEALEGGPLDTALTVPGESVEHWLYLHSASNDRMPEFAIELKERGGIDIEYCETPCTNLLTQQALEEAGGPQELLRPMREVGGVESTWIDAAALREQFPSLNPDYVGGISYPAGQVEPYKFTLAMAQAAEKLGTEIVRGEVVGFATEGDKITGVRLASGNELQADAVVLATGPWIGEGSALLGCEIACRPVFTECLRAKMPIDLPLHILSAGDYWILPKKNGEVILAKYGSDDFIDRPNLDASLSDEVKLQTLEGVARILPALEDATIVEHRGDLLAMAPTPPYQKPVMGRLPEWQNGYVATRFGGDGVCMSPATGELMAELIDTGRVPLRARQMFEVLAPGAARK
- a CDS encoding phytanoyl-CoA dioxygenase family protein, whose product is MDNTQKLTLTKEQLQTYQRDGLLHLPHFFDPLELEPLRRATREDPTINGSLYGMVDHADEPHPICIWTELADDIIGMIPRMARMVEATESLLGDACYHWHSKITIKPARSRAHVDWHQDFASWYDDGVPYPNMLTVALALEPATKANGCTQFIPGSHLMGRIDHRTGDNGFESFEPRLAAAKETLGVVQIELDVGDAVFFHCNLFHGSGANETDSPRPLLFSSYNAVSNAPIPAAQGPNEEGAFMNISPAERAYVPLKKLSDNVLRKKLFTSAFHDTPFKKPILDLGGTFSPAVEL